One region of Mucilaginibacter sp. 14171R-50 genomic DNA includes:
- the glgB gene encoding 1,4-alpha-glucan branching protein GlgB, which yields MAKQIKKTDPGLTESAPIKTKKETKPKGAAKEMWPEADEITVSKKGLPKKATEKPTAAKKAAAPKKGKALEIVDNTTDLKAVEPYSRFTDYDIDLFKSGKHFKLYEKLGSHVTEHKGVVGTYFAVWAPNAQFVSVIGNFNGWNKGAHSLNYRWDASGIWEGFIPNVGVGETYKYFIKASTGEDLEKSDPFALRWELPPRTASIVADTYYEWDDKDWMINRHQHNALDKPYSVYEMHLGSWARSPESPDEFLSYRQIAESLVPYVKEMGFTHVEFMPLMEHPYYPSWGYQITGFFAASCRYGTPQDLMYLVEQFHKAGIGVILDWVPSHFPGDAHGLYNFDGTHLYEHADVRKGFHPDWKSYIFNYGRNEVRAFLISNALFWLDRYHVDGLRVDAVASMLYLDYSRNHGEWEPNVFGGNENLEAISFLKEFNATVYSNFPDVQTIAEESTSFAGVSRPVYTGGLGFGMKWMMGWMHDTLNYFAHDPIHRKYHQNQLTFSMVYAFTENFMLPFSHDEVVYGKGSMLNKMPGDEWQKFANLRLLYSFMFTHPGTKLLFMGSEFGQSAEWSFERSLDWHLLQYDSHNGIKETVKAINRLYRSEPSLYEKAFEWTGFEWIDAGNLDDSVIVYSRKGKERENDLVIVLNMTPVVHANYRIGVPAAGQWQEIFNSDSEKFWGSGIINFDPITTEASGWHGRDNSMTIKTPPLGAAIFKKVSGQTEKIKSKKLK from the coding sequence ATGGCAAAGCAAATAAAAAAAACCGACCCTGGATTAACAGAATCGGCCCCTATAAAAACAAAAAAGGAAACCAAACCCAAAGGCGCTGCCAAAGAAATGTGGCCCGAGGCTGACGAAATAACGGTTTCCAAAAAGGGATTACCAAAAAAAGCTACAGAAAAACCAACCGCTGCCAAAAAGGCTGCGGCGCCAAAAAAAGGAAAAGCCCTTGAAATTGTAGATAATACAACCGACCTGAAAGCGGTTGAGCCATATAGCCGCTTTACCGACTACGATATCGATCTGTTTAAATCTGGCAAGCACTTTAAACTGTACGAAAAGCTTGGCTCGCACGTAACAGAGCATAAAGGTGTGGTGGGTACTTACTTTGCTGTTTGGGCGCCAAACGCTCAGTTTGTATCAGTTATTGGCAATTTTAACGGTTGGAATAAAGGGGCGCACTCGTTAAACTACAGGTGGGATGCTTCAGGCATATGGGAAGGGTTTATCCCGAACGTTGGCGTGGGCGAAACGTATAAATATTTTATTAAGGCATCTACCGGTGAAGACCTGGAAAAAAGCGACCCTTTTGCACTGCGCTGGGAATTGCCGCCACGTACGGCATCCATCGTTGCCGATACTTATTATGAGTGGGACGATAAGGATTGGATGATCAACCGCCATCAGCACAATGCCCTGGATAAGCCATATTCGGTTTATGAGATGCACCTTGGTTCGTGGGCGCGCAGCCCCGAAAGTCCGGATGAGTTTTTAAGTTACCGGCAAATAGCTGAATCCCTGGTACCATATGTAAAAGAAATGGGCTTTACACATGTAGAGTTTATGCCTTTGATGGAGCACCCTTATTATCCAAGCTGGGGGTACCAGATCACCGGTTTCTTCGCGGCATCGTGCCGTTACGGTACCCCACAGGACCTCATGTATTTAGTAGAGCAATTTCACAAGGCCGGCATTGGCGTTATATTGGATTGGGTGCCCTCGCATTTCCCGGGCGATGCGCACGGCTTGTATAATTTTGACGGCACGCACCTTTATGAGCATGCCGACGTTCGAAAAGGCTTTCATCCCGATTGGAAATCGTATATCTTTAATTATGGCCGTAACGAAGTGCGGGCTTTTTTGATCAGCAACGCTTTGTTTTGGTTAGACAGGTACCATGTTGACGGCCTACGGGTGGATGCCGTGGCTTCAATGCTTTATCTTGATTACTCGCGCAACCATGGCGAGTGGGAACCAAATGTTTTTGGCGGCAACGAGAACCTGGAAGCTATATCTTTCTTAAAAGAGTTTAATGCCACAGTTTACAGCAATTTTCCCGATGTGCAAACTATCGCCGAAGAATCAACCTCGTTTGCAGGGGTAAGTCGCCCGGTTTATACCGGCGGGTTAGGTTTTGGCATGAAATGGATGATGGGCTGGATGCACGATACGCTCAACTATTTCGCGCATGATCCTATCCATCGTAAATATCATCAAAACCAGCTTACTTTTAGTATGGTTTATGCGTTTACCGAAAATTTTATGCTGCCCTTTTCGCACGATGAAGTGGTTTACGGCAAAGGCTCGATGCTGAACAAAATGCCGGGCGACGAATGGCAAAAGTTTGCCAACCTGCGCTTGCTTTACAGCTTTATGTTTACCCATCCGGGCACCAAGCTATTGTTTATGGGCAGCGAGTTTGGCCAAAGCGCCGAATGGAGCTTTGAAAGATCGTTAGACTGGCACCTGCTGCAATATGATAGCCATAATGGTATTAAAGAAACGGTAAAAGCCATTAACCGGTTGTACCGATCTGAGCCTTCGCTGTACGAAAAAGCCTTTGAATGGACCGGCTTTGAATGGATAGACGCGGGCAACCTTGATGATTCTGTTATAGTTTATAGCCGAAAGGGCAAAGAAAGGGAAAACGACCTGGTTATTGTATTGAACATGACACCTGTTGTACATGCTAATTACCGTATAGGGGTTCCTGCTGCAGGGCAATGGCAGGAGATATTTAACTCTGACAGCGAAAAATTCTGGGGGAGTGGTATCATCAATTTCGACCCGATAACCACCGAAGCATCGGGCTGGCACGGGCGCGATAACTCTATGACCATTAAAACACCGCCCCTGGGCGCCGCGATATTTAAAAAAGTATCCGGCCAAACCGAAAAGATAAAATCAAAAAAACTTAAGTAA
- a CDS encoding helix-turn-helix domain-containing protein: MSVLTATENHTIPSYPLITIDGGEPAMIVVREANGVDIIIDDAFLLPHRKDYYFFAFVEQGGSRHWIDFVPYTVKPGHFYFTVPQQVHLKEESTPVKGYIAGFTEEFLSLEENRMLRRLPIIQNPAGAHELVLSEDDISYIEDVMRKMTIEFEAGGTWQNQMLTSWLRVLVIYLSRLYNEQYGEHCITKSYCLLKSFQELIGEHYASQHEVAAYANLLNITPGYLNDVIKQQSGKTAISHIHNRLVVEAKRKLLHTDLSVKQIADELGFEDAAYFNRFFKRITNATPMAFRQQIREMYS, from the coding sequence ATGTCTGTGTTAACTGCTACCGAAAACCATACTATTCCAAGTTATCCATTAATCACTATTGATGGCGGCGAGCCCGCTATGATAGTTGTGCGCGAAGCCAATGGGGTCGACATTATTATAGATGATGCCTTTTTATTGCCTCACCGTAAAGATTATTACTTTTTTGCGTTTGTAGAACAAGGCGGCAGCCGCCATTGGATTGACTTTGTGCCCTACACAGTTAAACCGGGGCATTTTTATTTTACCGTTCCGCAGCAGGTACATTTAAAGGAAGAGAGCACACCGGTGAAAGGTTACATAGCGGGCTTTACGGAAGAGTTTTTATCGCTTGAGGAGAACCGGATGCTGCGCCGCCTGCCCATTATACAAAACCCCGCCGGCGCGCATGAACTGGTGTTAAGTGAAGATGATATAAGCTACATTGAGGACGTAATGCGCAAAATGACCATTGAGTTTGAGGCCGGTGGCACGTGGCAAAATCAAATGCTTACTTCGTGGCTGCGAGTGCTGGTGATATACCTCAGCCGGCTGTATAACGAGCAATACGGCGAGCATTGTATCACAAAAAGTTATTGCCTGCTAAAAAGTTTCCAGGAATTAATAGGCGAGCATTACGCCAGCCAGCATGAGGTTGCAGCCTACGCTAACCTTTTAAATATTACGCCCGGCTACCTAAACGATGTCATTAAACAGCAAAGTGGTAAAACCGCCATAAGCCACATCCATAACCGGTTAGTGGTAGAGGCCAAGCGCAAGCTGTTGCACACCGATTTGTCAGTTAAGCAAATAGCCGATGAGCTTGGGTTTGAAGATGCGGCTTACTTCAACAGGTTCTTTAAACGCATTACCAACGCCACGCCGATGGCCTTTCGGCAGCAAATCCGTGAAATGTACAGTTAA
- a CDS encoding SDR family oxidoreductase, with translation MEKQTVLITGANKGIGLETARQLANAGYHVFLGCRDKQRGDEAVQLLHNEGLNNAELLLIDVVSDQSVKQAYEDLSKRIDHLDVLINNAGIPGSIPQPVLSTPIETYKDVYEVNVFGVARVTKAFVPLMQASANPRIVNVTSDLGSLGLHTDPTWRHYEVKTAAYGPSKSALNGYTIALAYELKNFRVNAVNPGYTATDFNNNQGYKTVQEGAAPIVKYAMIDKDGPTAGYFSDYGVTPW, from the coding sequence ATGGAAAAACAAACTGTATTAATAACCGGAGCCAATAAAGGTATTGGCCTTGAAACCGCCCGCCAACTGGCAAACGCAGGCTACCATGTGTTTTTGGGCTGCCGTGATAAACAGCGCGGCGACGAAGCTGTACAATTACTGCATAACGAGGGTTTAAATAATGCTGAGCTATTATTAATAGATGTAGTGAGCGACCAATCGGTGAAGCAGGCTTACGAGGATCTTTCAAAACGCATTGACCATTTGGACGTGCTAATAAACAATGCCGGCATCCCGGGGAGCATACCGCAACCGGTGTTGAGCACCCCTATAGAAACATACAAAGACGTATATGAGGTTAACGTATTTGGCGTTGCCCGGGTAACAAAAGCTTTCGTACCATTGATGCAGGCTTCGGCCAACCCCAGGATAGTGAACGTAACATCAGACCTTGGTTCGCTTGGCCTGCATACCGACCCTACCTGGAGACATTACGAAGTTAAAACCGCAGCTTACGGCCCGTCAAAAAGCGCGTTGAACGGCTACACCATAGCATTAGCCTATGAGCTGAAAAATTTTAGGGTAAATGCTGTAAATCCGGGGTACACCGCTACCGATTTCAATAACAACCAGGGTTATAAAACGGTACAGGAAGGCGCTGCGCCCATTGTAAAATACGCTATGATAGATAAAGACGGCCCTACAGCTGGCTACTTTAGCGATTACGGTGTTACACCGTGGTAA
- the gap gene encoding type I glyceraldehyde-3-phosphate dehydrogenase, which yields MKIGINGFGRIGRLAFRAAIERQDVEVVGINDLVEPDYMAYMLKYDSTHGPFKGTIAVEGGHLVVNGKTIRVTAEKDPANLKWNEVGAEVIIESTGLFLTQETAQKHIDAGAKKVVMSAPAKDDTPTFVMGVNHKLLKADQHIVSNASCTTNCLAPIAKVLNDKFGIEEGLMSTIHAVTATQKTVDGPSAKDWRGGRGAYQNIIPSSTGAAKAVGLVLPELKGKLTGMSFRVPVADVSVVDLTVRLKTSATYEEVKAAMKEASEGDLKGILGYTEDEVVSEDFKGDARTSIFDAKAGIALNNNFVKVVSWYDNEWGYSNKLIDLVQEVGKL from the coding sequence ATGAAAATAGGAATCAACGGCTTTGGCCGTATCGGTCGCTTAGCTTTTAGGGCCGCAATTGAAAGACAAGATGTTGAAGTTGTAGGTATCAATGACCTTGTTGAGCCGGATTACATGGCTTACATGTTAAAATACGATTCAACTCACGGCCCTTTCAAAGGTACCATCGCCGTAGAAGGCGGCCACTTGGTAGTTAACGGCAAAACCATACGTGTTACTGCCGAAAAAGACCCTGCAAACCTTAAATGGAATGAAGTTGGTGCAGAGGTTATCATTGAATCTACCGGTTTATTTTTAACTCAGGAAACTGCACAAAAACATATTGATGCCGGCGCTAAAAAAGTGGTAATGAGCGCACCTGCAAAGGACGACACCCCTACATTTGTAATGGGTGTAAACCACAAACTGTTAAAGGCAGATCAACACATTGTTTCAAATGCATCATGTACAACCAACTGTTTGGCGCCTATAGCTAAAGTACTGAATGATAAATTTGGTATCGAAGAAGGTTTAATGAGCACTATACACGCAGTTACTGCTACTCAAAAAACAGTTGACGGCCCATCGGCTAAAGACTGGAGAGGCGGCCGTGGCGCTTATCAGAACATTATACCATCATCAACCGGCGCTGCGAAAGCTGTTGGCCTGGTTCTTCCGGAACTAAAAGGTAAATTAACAGGTATGTCGTTCCGTGTGCCGGTTGCAGATGTATCTGTGGTTGACTTAACCGTGCGCTTAAAAACTTCTGCTACTTATGAAGAAGTTAAAGCCGCAATGAAAGAAGCCTCTGAAGGTGACCTTAAAGGCATTTTGGGTTATACAGAAGATGAGGTGGTATCAGAAGATTTTAAAGGTGATGCACGTACCTCGATATTCGATGCTAAAGCTGGTATCGCGCTTAACAACAACTTTGTTAAGGTGGTATCATGGTACGATAACGAATGGGGCTACTCAAACAAACTGATAGACCTGGTACAGGAAGTTGGCAAACTGTAA
- the pfkA gene encoding 6-phosphofructokinase: protein MHKISKIAVLTSGGDAPGMNPCIRAVVRTAIYNGLQVAGVRQGYQGLIDNNMFDMNTRSVSNILNLGGTVLKTARCLPFRTDEGMEQAYQNVKAAGIDGIVVIGGDGTFTGALRFSKKYPDIAVIGVPGTIDNDLYGSTYTLGFDTATNTVIEAIDKIRDTADAHDRLFFIEVMGRDSGAIALRAGISCGAEAILLPERDTAIDKLIENLKAGQYNKKSSSIVIVAEGDKSGGAYDLAEAVRKQVKFYDIKVTILGHLQRGGSPSAFDRILGSRLGFAAVNAMIDGKTQMMVGLEANHIKLTSLEEALTQHQFKLEDDLMQMADILSI, encoded by the coding sequence ATGCATAAAATTTCAAAAATAGCAGTTCTTACCTCAGGCGGCGATGCCCCCGGCATGAACCCCTGCATAAGGGCTGTAGTACGTACCGCTATATATAACGGCCTGCAAGTTGCAGGCGTACGCCAGGGCTACCAGGGGCTTATCGATAATAATATGTTTGATATGAACACCCGGTCGGTAAGCAATATCTTAAATCTTGGCGGCACAGTTTTAAAAACCGCCAGGTGCCTCCCGTTCCGTACCGATGAGGGGATGGAACAAGCTTATCAAAATGTTAAAGCAGCCGGTATAGACGGGATTGTGGTTATAGGCGGCGATGGTACCTTTACCGGCGCTTTGCGTTTTTCAAAAAAATATCCTGATATTGCTGTAATTGGCGTACCGGGCACCATAGATAACGACCTTTACGGCTCTACCTATACATTGGGTTTTGATACCGCAACCAACACGGTAATAGAGGCCATTGATAAGATACGCGATACCGCCGACGCGCACGACCGCTTATTCTTTATTGAAGTTATGGGCCGCGACTCGGGCGCTATAGCCTTGCGCGCCGGTATATCATGTGGTGCCGAGGCTATACTACTACCCGAACGCGATACCGCTATTGATAAGCTGATAGAAAACCTGAAAGCGGGGCAGTACAATAAAAAATCATCAAGTATTGTTATTGTGGCCGAAGGCGATAAAAGCGGCGGTGCTTATGACCTTGCCGAAGCTGTTAGAAAACAAGTGAAGTTTTACGATATAAAAGTTACTATATTGGGCCACTTGCAACGCGGCGGCAGCCCGTCGGCTTTCGACAGGATATTGGGTAGCCGTTTAGGGTTTGCAGCCGTTAATGCCATGATAGATGGCAAAACGCAAATGATGGTTGGCCTTGAAGCCAATCACATCAAACTAACAAGCCTTGAAGAGGCTTTAACCCAGCATCAGTTTAAGTTAGAAGACGACCTGATGCAGATGGCAGATATATTATCAATTTAA
- a CDS encoding NUDIX domain-containing protein, with protein sequence MEVKLPTFNSVFSIDCVIFGFEAGELKILLIERNEEPYKDWLALPGYIVEQDESIDNAAERILYELTGLRDLHMQQFHTFGEVNRHPQGRVITVAYYALIRINGQKEVKPVTQYAKSAFWHPVNDLPKLAFDHSEIFETGFNKIRRRLNYQPIAFELLPEKFTLTQLQSLYEAVLNKKLDKRNFRKKMLSYGFLKELDEKQKGVSYRAAKLYKFDRRKYTKIFQNDLNLDK encoded by the coding sequence TTGGAAGTAAAGTTACCTACATTTAACTCAGTTTTTTCTATAGACTGTGTCATATTTGGTTTTGAAGCCGGAGAACTGAAAATATTACTTATAGAACGTAATGAAGAGCCTTATAAAGATTGGCTTGCCTTACCCGGATATATTGTAGAGCAGGATGAGAGCATTGATAACGCTGCTGAACGTATTTTATATGAACTAACCGGCCTGCGCGACCTGCACATGCAGCAGTTTCATACTTTTGGCGAGGTTAACCGGCACCCTCAGGGGCGTGTTATTACAGTTGCTTATTATGCTTTGATACGTATAAACGGCCAAAAAGAGGTTAAACCGGTTACCCAATATGCAAAGAGTGCGTTTTGGCATCCAGTGAACGATTTGCCTAAACTGGCGTTTGACCACAGCGAAATATTTGAAACAGGCTTCAACAAAATTCGCCGCAGGTTAAATTATCAGCCTATTGCTTTTGAGTTGCTGCCCGAAAAATTTACACTAACCCAACTACAGTCGTTATACGAGGCTGTGCTGAATAAAAAGCTTGATAAACGCAACTTTCGCAAAAAAATGCTGAGCTACGGCTTTTTAAAGGAACTTGATGAAAAACAGAAAGGGGTATCTTACCGCGCTGCCAAACTGTATAAATTCGACAGGCGTAAGTATACCAAAATTTTCCAAAACGATCTTAACCTGGATAAGTAG
- a CDS encoding N-acetylglucosamine kinase, with protein MIIIADGGSTKTNWCLVTEDGKKVYFNTEGYNPYFSGTEYIIQSLRDSLPTDLEKDNITEVNYYGAGCSTPEMRKVVEDAMTAVFTKSKVYIGHDLLAAARALLGNNEGFAAILGTGTNTCLYNGKEIINNIDSGAYILGDEGSGCHIGKKLLIDYLRGYMPEAVRKNFWETFKLTPDDINEIVYTQPRANRFCASFSKFVYDNIVNIEYSRNLVRTSFEDFFRNLVTHYPDYQKYTFNCIGSVGYNFRNVLEEVCTENGMTVGNIIRSPIDNLVKYHLELAPSQL; from the coding sequence ATGATCATAATTGCTGACGGTGGCTCCACCAAAACAAACTGGTGTTTAGTTACCGAAGATGGTAAAAAGGTGTATTTTAACACCGAGGGTTACAATCCTTATTTTTCGGGCACTGAGTACATTATTCAATCTTTAAGAGACAGCCTGCCTACCGATCTTGAGAAAGATAACATTACCGAGGTTAATTATTACGGCGCAGGCTGTTCAACCCCGGAAATGCGAAAGGTTGTTGAGGATGCCATGACGGCAGTTTTTACAAAATCGAAAGTATACATTGGTCATGACCTGCTTGCCGCAGCACGTGCCCTTTTAGGCAACAACGAGGGCTTTGCCGCCATTTTAGGTACCGGTACCAATACCTGCCTGTACAATGGCAAAGAGATCATAAACAACATCGACTCGGGCGCTTACATTCTTGGTGATGAAGGCAGCGGCTGCCACATTGGTAAAAAGTTATTGATAGATTATTTGCGCGGATACATGCCCGAAGCCGTACGTAAGAATTTTTGGGAAACCTTTAAACTTACTCCGGATGATATAAACGAAATTGTTTACACGCAGCCAAGGGCAAACCGCTTTTGCGCAAGCTTTAGCAAGTTTGTTTATGATAACATTGTAAACATAGAATACTCGCGCAACCTGGTTCGCACCTCGTTCGAGGATTTTTTCCGCAACCTGGTTACCCATTACCCTGATTATCAAAAGTACACCTTTAACTGCATAGGATCGGTTGGTTATAACTTCCGCAATGTGCTTGAAGAGGTTTGTACCGAAAATGGCATGACGGTAGGCAACATCATCCGGTCGCCTATAGATAACCTGGTTAAATACCATTTAGAATTAGCGCCAAGCCAGTTATAA
- a CDS encoding glycoside hydrolase family 25 protein, with translation MPVKKKNVRRKKKAKTPSRLKYYFALAGVLLLLSPFYYGYVIKTASYTWRWIKDIGKNTDYRTYKSFGIRIPSNYQVHGIDVSYAQGKINWAKVAEMEEDGVRIRFAFIKATEGLVIADPYFKRNSKEARKAGIACGAYHFFRPRKSGLWQARFFVQNASLQKGGLPPVADVERLDGKTPAAMRKELKDFLRFVENKTGETPIIYTGISFYRDYLAGYFDEYPLWIAHYNRDRLNVSAGTNWMFWQHAETGRVNGIGHKVDFDVFKGDSLAFERFIAKSK, from the coding sequence GTGCCTGTCAAGAAAAAAAACGTCCGCAGAAAAAAGAAAGCTAAAACGCCGTCCCGGTTAAAATACTATTTCGCCCTTGCCGGTGTACTGTTGCTATTATCTCCATTTTACTACGGGTACGTTATTAAAACAGCGTCGTATACCTGGCGGTGGATAAAAGATATCGGTAAAAATACCGATTACCGCACCTATAAAAGCTTCGGTATCCGGATCCCGTCAAATTACCAGGTGCATGGCATCGACGTATCCTATGCCCAGGGAAAGATAAACTGGGCTAAGGTAGCCGAAATGGAAGAGGACGGCGTACGCATCCGCTTCGCGTTTATCAAAGCTACCGAAGGCCTTGTAATTGCCGACCCGTATTTTAAACGTAACTCGAAAGAGGCCAGGAAGGCCGGTATTGCCTGCGGGGCGTACCATTTTTTCAGGCCGCGAAAGAGCGGTTTATGGCAGGCCCGTTTTTTCGTACAAAACGCATCGCTGCAAAAGGGAGGGCTGCCACCGGTTGCAGATGTTGAGCGGCTGGACGGAAAAACACCCGCTGCTATGCGGAAGGAGTTGAAGGACTTTTTGCGGTTTGTAGAGAATAAAACGGGCGAAACCCCTATAATTTATACGGGCATCAGCTTTTACCGCGATTACCTTGCCGGCTATTTTGATGAATACCCTTTATGGATAGCCCATTACAACCGCGACAGGCTAAATGTAAGCGCCGGCACCAACTGGATGTTTTGGCAGCACGCTGAAACGGGCCGTGTTAATGGCATTGGGCACAAGGTTGATTTTGATGTTTTTAAAGGAGACAGCCTTGCGTTTGAGCGATTTATTGCAAAAAGTAAATAA
- a CDS encoding tetratricopeptide repeat protein: MLNPIWSIKRFINPYLLVFLFAFDPCFAQITKVNELLPRLKQTMPDTARLSLLKQLSTAYSSVDPEKKFYYANVYKALAQKLNNHEAVADSYVQMGISYGIRSKIDSALFYFNLGYNHAKKYGFELTAGRALANIGFAYNRLDDNREAITNYFQALAIYKKIGYELGANQCYTNIGAIYYDMDKNEIARSYFNQALAGYTKSKNDMGIASALYSVGNCYLADHQDEQAIEYYNRSLAIRQKLGDLNGIGLARMGLGRAYTHQKKYAAALTSLDSALKNMRTLGDKYVEANVLNSIADVYNDSKDYAKAIEYGTQALNISRAIKAKGVGNESMDKLVTAYKNKGDLKNAFYYQTQYLLSKDSMQEEKMLKDITLIEMNRVRSENAGLEKDNQDIAAKNSDYLDKINKYSTVIIATSIVLASAILLLGVLYRRNQTKQATNKLLVKQKEEIAAINNELAMLNEEINAQMELSTAQNIELERLNDVKNKFFSIVSHDLRSPLSTLQTLLAVYREGDMDEKELGDLLVKLEDTILSTGTFLDNLLEWSKNQLEGMKINPVDIDIKSIIDENIHLFETKIGLKNLQVSNAAKADTMAFADQDMINLVIRNLLSNSIKFCKASDSIVFNAEVNGNRTIISISDTGPGISRDEADKLFSLEHTLSTGTQGEKGNHLGLILCKDMITQNKGNIWFKTEPGKGTTFWFDLPNRKNNTKA; encoded by the coding sequence ATGTTAAACCCCATTTGGAGCATAAAACGGTTCATCAATCCATATTTACTGGTATTTCTATTCGCCTTTGATCCCTGCTTTGCCCAAATTACTAAAGTAAATGAACTACTACCCCGGCTTAAGCAAACCATGCCCGATACGGCAAGGCTGAGCCTGCTTAAACAGTTGTCTACCGCATACTCATCTGTCGACCCTGAAAAAAAGTTCTATTACGCCAACGTTTATAAGGCCCTTGCCCAAAAGCTGAATAATCATGAAGCCGTTGCCGACTCCTACGTGCAAATGGGCATATCCTATGGCATCCGCAGCAAAATAGACAGCGCGCTTTTTTACTTCAATTTAGGGTATAACCACGCCAAAAAATATGGTTTTGAATTAACAGCCGGCAGGGCCCTGGCTAATATAGGCTTTGCTTACAACAGGCTTGATGATAACCGCGAAGCCATTACCAACTACTTCCAGGCGCTGGCTATTTATAAAAAGATAGGCTATGAGTTAGGCGCCAACCAGTGCTACACTAACATTGGCGCTATTTACTATGATATGGATAAAAATGAAATAGCACGCAGCTATTTTAATCAGGCGTTGGCCGGTTACACCAAAAGTAAAAATGATATGGGTATTGCCAGTGCCTTGTACTCGGTAGGGAACTGTTACCTCGCCGACCACCAGGATGAACAGGCTATTGAATATTATAACCGAAGCCTGGCCATACGCCAAAAGCTGGGCGACCTGAACGGCATTGGCCTGGCCCGCATGGGTTTAGGCAGGGCATATACCCATCAAAAAAAATATGCTGCCGCCTTAACAAGTTTAGATAGCGCCCTGAAAAATATGCGCACCCTGGGCGATAAATATGTTGAAGCAAATGTGCTTAACTCAATTGCCGATGTTTACAACGATAGTAAAGATTACGCTAAGGCGATTGAATACGGCACACAGGCTTTAAACATAAGCCGCGCCATAAAGGCCAAAGGTGTGGGCAACGAATCGATGGATAAGTTGGTTACCGCGTATAAAAATAAAGGCGACCTTAAAAATGCGTTTTATTACCAAACCCAATATCTGCTATCAAAAGACAGCATGCAGGAAGAAAAAATGTTGAAAGACATCACCCTGATTGAAATGAACAGGGTAAGAAGCGAAAACGCGGGTTTGGAAAAGGACAACCAGGATATTGCCGCAAAAAACTCTGATTACCTGGACAAGATCAACAAATACAGTACGGTAATTATTGCCACCTCAATTGTACTGGCGTCGGCTATTTTACTTTTGGGGGTTTTATACCGCCGCAACCAAACAAAGCAGGCTACTAATAAACTGCTGGTAAAGCAGAAAGAAGAAATTGCAGCGATCAATAACGAACTGGCCATGCTCAACGAGGAGATCAACGCCCAGATGGAGTTGTCGACGGCGCAAAACATCGAGCTGGAACGACTGAACGATGTAAAAAACAAGTTTTTTTCCATCGTATCACATGATCTGCGGAGTCCGTTAAGCACGTTGCAAACCCTGCTGGCAGTTTATCGCGAAGGCGATATGGACGAAAAAGAACTTGGGGACCTGCTGGTAAAACTGGAAGATACCATACTAAGTACGGGCACTTTTTTAGATAACCTGCTGGAGTGGTCAAAAAATCAGTTAGAGGGTATGAAAATAAACCCTGTTGATATTGACATCAAGAGCATCATTGATGAAAACATCCATTTGTTTGAAACCAAAATAGGTTTAAAAAACCTGCAGGTGAGCAACGCGGCCAAAGCAGATACCATGGCTTTTGCCGATCAGGACATGATAAACCTGGTGATACGTAACCTGCTGTCAAACAGTATAAAATTTTGCAAGGCTAGCGACTCCATAGTTTTTAACGCCGAAGTAAATGGCAATCGTACCATTATATCAATAAGCGACACCGGCCCGGGCATAAGCCGCGACGAGGCCGATAAATTATTTAGCCTCGAACATACACTTAGTACCGGCACACAGGGCGAAAAGGGCAACCACTTGGGGCTGATACTTTGCAAGGATATGATAACCCAGAACAAGGGGAATATATGGTTTAAAACTGAACCCGGTAAGGGCACCACTTTTTGGTTCGACCTGCCTAACCGGAAAAATAACACAAAAGCATAA